One Periophthalmus magnuspinnatus isolate fPerMag1 chromosome 15, fPerMag1.2.pri, whole genome shotgun sequence genomic window carries:
- the LOC117382290 gene encoding zinc finger protein OZF-like: protein MATSKSTIQREEESFSSSGPCLNQGLKKEIPETPQIKEEPEEPSIKQEEEQLPVCVSEYFTVVVKTEESSLLEQTEPKEETHGEDISAQPQLHSETEGDTEHSSDTDNDEDWKAPFSCSDDEDCNNKDQAKQKSGLSPKYKSALETSATMNNGDKLGTAKGTKGTHQCPFCAKTIKGTKQNLQRHIRIHTGERPFSCSICNKTFCHQGNLISHKRTHSGEKPFSCPTCNKTFLKKSDLNVHIRTHTGERPYSCSDCNKSFSHVGSLIAHRRTHTGEKPFSCSICQKDFPNLTGLNCHVRLHTGEKPFSCSTCNKTFTTNSQLRAHTRMHTGEKPYSCSICNKTFSQTSSLNVHKRTHSGEKTFSCSICEREFTQSSSLKRHMILHTGEKPFSCSICNKTFSQKSNLNQHREIHKSLISEDT, encoded by the exons ATGGCAACCTCGAAGAGTACGATACAGCGTGAAGAGGAGTCCTTCTCAAGTTCTGGGCCCTGTCTGAACCAGGGTCTGAAGAAGGAAATCCCAGAGACTCCACaaattaaagaggagccagaggaaccAAGtatcaaacaggaggaagagcagcTGCCAGT GTGTGTCTCAGAGTACTTTACTGTAGTTGTGAAAACcgaagagtcctcactgctgGAACAAACTGAGCCCAAAGAGGAGACTCATGGAGAGGACATCAGCGCACAGCCACAGTTGCACTCggagactgagggagacacagagcactcttctgacactgacaatgatgaagactggaaagctccattcagctgttcagatGATGAAGACTGCAACAACAAAGACCAGGCAAAACAAAAGTCAGGGCTTTCCCCCAAATACAAGTCTGCACTAGAGACTAGTGCCACTATGAACAATGGAGACAAGTTAGGAACAGCTAAAGGAACAAAAGGGACACACCAGTGCCCTTTTTGCGCAAAGACAATAAAAGGGACTAAACAGAATTTACAAAGACACATTAGAATTCACACCGGTGAgagacctttcagctgttcaatATGTAATAAGACATTTTGCCATCAGGGTAATCTAATTTCTCACAAAAGAACGCATTCAGGTGAAAAACCATTCAGCTGTCCAACCTGTAACAAaacttttttaaagaaatctgatttaaatgtacatataagaacgcacacaggagagagaccttacagctgttcagacTGTAATAAATCATTTTCCCATGTTGGTTCTTTAATTGCTCACAGAAGAACACATACAGGTGAaaaaccattcagctgttcaatcTGTCAGAAAGATTTCCCCAACCTTACTGGACTGAACTGCCATGTGAGACTGCACACTGGTGAaaaaccattcagctgttcaaccTGTAATAAGACATTTACCACCAACTCCCAGCTACGGGCGCATACAAGAatgcacacaggagagaaaccttacagctgttcaattTGTAACAAAACATTTTCCCAGACAAGTTCTCTAAACGTTCACAAAAGAACACATTCTGGTGAAAAAACATTCAGTTGTTCTATCTGTGAGAGAGAATTTACCCAATCCTCTTCACTTAAACGCCATATGATACTGCACACGGGAgagaaaccattcagctgttcaatcTGTAATAAGACTTTTTCCCAGAAGAGTAATCTAAATCAGCATAGAGAAATCCACAAGTCTCTTATCTCAGAGGACACATGA